A window of the Scleropages formosus chromosome 5, fSclFor1.1, whole genome shotgun sequence genome harbors these coding sequences:
- the hsd11b2 gene encoding 11-beta-hydroxysteroid dehydrogenase type 2, translated as MEEHALSFWISMGVMSALVGGAMRKMLATPMSAAPTLAAWLGVAVLVERLCSLGLPAMLALVTLTAVCCLIPGRTPPAPPLPTEGRAVFITGCDSGFGKITAQRLDAMGFEVFASVLDLSGAGARELQRVCSQRLMLIQMDITQSQEIEQALDRIKAKVGLQGLWGLVNNAGVCVNFGDAELSLMSNYRGCMEVNFFGTLNVTKAFLPLVRQAKGRIVTISSPSGEQPFPCLAAYGASKAALNLFINTLRHELEPWGVKVSTILPSAFKTGQSSNIEYWEHQYKHLLQNLSPGLLEEYGEEYVLETKELFQAYAKTTSEDLSPVINTIVDALISPHPKIRYYAGPGVGLMYFICSFFPACVSDRFLQRLFVKKKVLPRALRKQKGSSDDNHNNIDKVDKST; from the exons ATGGAAGAACATGCTCTGTCCTTTTGGATCTCCATGGGAGTGATGTCTGCTCTAGTCGGAGGTGCCATGAGGAAGATGCTGGCGACCCCCATGAGTGCTGCCCCGACCCTAGCGGCCTGGCTGGGGGTGGCGGTGCTGGTGGAGAGGCTGTGCTCCCTCGGCCTGCCCGCCATGCTGGCGCTGGTCACGCTCACTGCCGTTTGCTGCCTCATCCCTGGCAGGACCCCCCCGGCACCCCCCTTGCCCACGGAGGGCAGGGCGGTCTTCATCACAG GTTGTGATTCTGGCTTCGGAAAGATAACTGCTCAGAGGTTGGACGCGATGGGGTTTGAGGTGTTTGCCAGCGTTCTTGATCTGAGCGGAGCGGGAGCCCGTGAGCTGCAGCGAGTTTGTTCCCAACGACTCATGCTGATTCAGATGGACATCACCCAGTCCCAGGAGATCGAGCAAGCTCTGGACAGAATCAAGGCCAAAGTGGGTTTACAAG GTCTTTGGGGACTGGTGAACAACGCTGGGGTGTGCGTGAACTTTGGCGATGCCGAACTCTCGCTGATGTCCAACTACAGAGGTTGCATGGAGGTCAACTTTTTTGGAACTCTCAACGTCACCAAGGCATTCCTGCCGCTTGTAAGGCAAGCCAAGGGAAGGATTGTGACCATCTCCAGTCCTTCAG GTGAGCAGCCATTTCCCTGTCTGGCAGCATACGGTGCCTCCAAGGCAGCACTCAACCTCTTCATCAACACCCTCCGACATGAGCTGGAGCCCTGGGGTGTCAAGGTCTCCACCATCCTCCCTTCAGCATTCAAGACAG GTCAGTCGAGCAACATTGAATACTGGGAGCATCAATATAAGCACCTACTCCAGAACCTTTCACCAGGTCTACTGGAGGAGTACGGTGAGGAGTATGTCCTGGAGACCAAGGAACTCTTCCAAGCATATGCCAAGACGACGAGCGAGGACCTGTCCCCTGTGATCAACACCATTGTCGATGCCTTGATATCGCCGCACCCCAAGATACGCTACTACGCTGGCCCGGGCGTGGGCCTCATGTACTTCATCTGCAGCTTCTTCCCCGCATGTGTCAGCGACCGCTTCCTGCAGAGACTCTTCGTGAAGAAGAAAGTCCTGCCCCGGGCGTTGCGCAAGCAGAAAGGCAGTAGCGACGACAACCACAACAACATCGACAAAGTAGACAAATCAACCTAA